The genomic interval TTGACCGTAAAGTTGCCGTGATTCAAACACCTCAGATGACATACCAAAGAAGAGCTGCCGAGAGAGTCAAAGAAGAGTAGCCGGATTCAGTCTCAAATTTAATAAAATTCTCCTCCCGAGTTATTCAAAATGAGAATTTACTCCACAACAGAAGACAATATTGTATTACAGAACTCAGTTTAAAGTATGTTGCTAAATCTAAAATAAACAGTATGATAACGAATCGCTTTAATCAATTCGCATGAATATTTCTCCCAATTTGACGGAGTGGCATAATATATGCCTTAACAACGCACAGAATGCGAAGCCAGCTCATTCCTGGCAAGGGGGGAGCCAGGTTTTTAAGCGGAGATTAGCATTCCGGTCAAGTTATAAAAACTGGTTGCGGACGATTTAAATATACACCCACAACCAGTTTTTTATTTTGAATATTCAGTGCGATCCGGTTATTATAGTATAATAGTAAAAATTGTTTAACTTCCGAGTATTCCCAATGGGCGTAAGATGAACCGGAGATTCGACTATGACGACAGGTATTGAAAAAGATTTTCAAGAAGGTGAGGTAATTTGCAATGAGGGAGACGCCGGGGACTATATCTATATTCTCAAAAAAGGGAAATTAGGAGTATATAAGGATGAAAATTTAGTCTCAGAATACGAAAAACCGGGTACTATTCTTGGAGAAATGTCCATTATTCTCGGTGAGGAAAGAACCGCAACCATCAAAGCGTTATCACCATCAACAGTATCCGTCATTCGAATCACTCTGAGGGATTTGGTAAGGAATTTCCCCGCGTTTACGGTAAAAATATTAGAAGTACTCGCAAGCCGGCTAAAAGATACAACTGATGTTTTGACGGACACCCTTGTGGAGCATAACATTGAAGATGAAGACGTTCAGTGATATGATGCACCGTATATTTCTCGTTAAATATCTCACAGCACTGATCTGAATCAGAGCGGCAAACACTCTCCCCCGTATGCCTGAAATAGACCCGATTCATTATGAAAAACAACTCTGGTCAAAAGGAATTAATAAAATTGCAGGTGTGGACGAAGCAGGCAGAGGTCCGTTAGCGGGTCCTGTTGTAGCCGCTGCGGTTATATTAGACAAGGACAATATACCGGAAGGAATTGATGACTCAAAGAAATTGCGTCCCGCCGTTAGAGAAGAACTCTATGAAATCATTACTGCAAAGTGCGTTAGATTCGGCGTAGGAACGGTTTGGCAGGAAGAAATCGATAAAACCGATATTTTAAAATCTACTCACAAGGCCATGAGAAAAGCTATCGGAAACCTGGGAACCACGCCCGATCATATATTAGTTGACGGAAGAGGATTGCCGGGTAAAATTTTCCCACAAACAGCAATAATAAACGGGGATTCGCTCTCAACCTCAATCGGCGCCGCTTCAATAATTGCTAAAGTGACGCGCGATGGCATCATGCGTGAAATATCAAAAATATATCCCGAATACGGGTTCGAAATTCATAAAGGATACGGAACAGAAAAGCATATAAAATCCATAAACCAATTAGGACCATCTCCGGTCCACCGAAAGAGTTTCCGAAGAGTTAAAGAGATAGAAGTGAAATTAGATCTCACTAACCAAAAAAAGGTAGGGGAGCATGGAGAACGTATAGCATCGCTTGAACTGATAAAGAGGGGTTACACGGTAATAGAAAGAAACTACTGGGCTGGAAAAAGGGAGAGTGAGATAGATATAATCGCATCAAAAGAGAACACACTTGTATTTGTAGAGGTTAAAACTAAATTACATCAAAATTTCGGCGAACCGGAGGAGTGGATATCCGAAAAAAAGAGGGAACAATTGATAAGAGCTGCCGAAGCATACATACAAGAAAAAAAACCTGATGCGGAAGAATACAGGTTCGACGCTATGGCTGTAGACATTGAACCTGAAATACCGACAGTGCATCATATCATCAATGCTTTTCAAAAAAAGTAGTCCTTTTGTGATCTACAAAAGACTCCTAATAATCTTTGTTCTTACGATTCCAGCGTGTAATCCGAATATCCCGGTTGATGATAGATCAGAATTTCATTCAGCGGGTATCGTCGTCTCGGCCGACAGCCTTGCAACAGACGTAGGACTGAAGATACTCAAAAAGGGAGGTAACGCGGTAGACGCTGCTGTGGCTGTGGGCTTTACCCTTGCGGTGACGTATCCGAGAGCAGGGAACTTAGGCGGAGGAGGATTTATGGTTCTTCGCCTGTCAGACGGAACTAAAACTACAATAGATTTCAGGGAGAAAGCCCCTGAAAAGGCTACCCGTGATATGTTCCTCGATTCGGCAGGAAATCATATACCCGAACTTTCGGAAGAAGGTGGGCTTGCTGCCGGTGTCCCCGGAAGTGTTGC from Candidatus Neomarinimicrobiota bacterium carries:
- a CDS encoding cyclic nucleotide-binding domain-containing protein, with protein sequence MTTGIEKDFQEGEVICNEGDAGDYIYILKKGKLGVYKDENLVSEYEKPGTILGEMSIILGEERTATIKALSPSTVSVIRITLRDLVRNFPAFTVKILEVLASRLKDTTDVLTDTLVEHNIEDEDVQ
- a CDS encoding ribonuclease HII, translating into MPEIDPIHYEKQLWSKGINKIAGVDEAGRGPLAGPVVAAAVILDKDNIPEGIDDSKKLRPAVREELYEIITAKCVRFGVGTVWQEEIDKTDILKSTHKAMRKAIGNLGTTPDHILVDGRGLPGKIFPQTAIINGDSLSTSIGAASIIAKVTRDGIMREISKIYPEYGFEIHKGYGTEKHIKSINQLGPSPVHRKSFRRVKEIEVKLDLTNQKKVGEHGERIASLELIKRGYTVIERNYWAGKRESEIDIIASKENTLVFVEVKTKLHQNFGEPEEWISEKKREQLIRAAEAYIQEKKPDAEEYRFDAMAVDIEPEIPTVHHIINAFQKK